From the genome of Odocoileus virginianus isolate 20LAN1187 ecotype Illinois chromosome 31, Ovbor_1.2, whole genome shotgun sequence:
gttttttctttttttaacatatctTACTCTCAGGTAAACTCTTTTGTATCCTTCATCCAATGTAAGAGTGTTGTTAGGAAAACTCAGGTTACAGGAGGGCTTGCTGTCACATTAAGTCATGTAAATAATAGCCAATTAAATAACTGAGGACATTCTGTGTATTAAGCATCATGCTACATGTTCTTAGCTAGAGATTAAAGCTAACCCTCAGTAAAACTTAAATATATGGGTAAACAATTGCAACACGGTAATTTATGCAGTGACAGAAACATGAAGGAGGCAGAATGACAGTAGAAAGGAACAGGTGACCAGATTTATCTGGAGACTTAGGGCTTGGGAGAGAAATGTCAGAGGGGGTTTCGGTTGGGAAATAGGAAGCTGTAACAACAGGAAAGAGGGGAGGTATTATTTGGAGTCGTCGAACAACCCCAACCCACTCTTGAGACAACTCAGCTGATTGAGTATGCCAAGAATGGTAGCAGGTATTTTaacattcattattttacatgttacACCCATCATATAGGCAAAGATCATTTTCATCCGTTTCCAGAAGAGGaagggttaagtgacttgcccatagCCACATGGCCAATAACATGAACTGGAAGATAAGTGACACTGTGATCAGTGGTTTTCAGATCATGTTCTGTAGAGTCACAAGAGTTTAGCAGTTGTACCCACTTTAGGTGAGGGCTTGTTCTTCTGGCCCACAAGCCTGCTTCTGTCAGAATAGCTGCTTTTCAATCTATTTTACATGACAGACTCGCATATGAGGTTTTATCTGAATAAAGCAATCACTGCCCTTATTCAGAtaacaagaaaacacacacacacacaaatggctgTAATTCAGTAAACTAGAGTCTTGGGGCTATACTCTGTAATTTAGTCAACGTGGTAGATAACTGAAAATTGACTGTCCCAAGCACAACCTAAAATATCACAGCAAAGGAACAAACGCATTCATATTTACTTCTATTCTGAACCAGCAGGTAGCCTGCTGCATTTGAAGGCCAAGGCAGGAGTGTGGTTCAGAGGTGGGGTAGACCTAAATGCTGAGTGCAATAGTGATGGCACTTCCTCCCAAAAGCCTAGGCAGCAGGAGGATTCCTGGCATTGTTACTTCAAGCCAGCCAGCAGTGTTACATCCATTTCTCTGTCGCAAACCTTGTGCCAAAGTCCTCGGCCACTGTTATTGCCTCAGCAAGTCCCCGCTGACAGCAAAGACAGACCTCCTGCTGCCAGGTGCCCTCACAGATAAAGTGGCTGTGAGAACTGGTGGAGTCATCCGTGATGCTCTTTTAATTGGATCTATTTCCTCTCAATTATATAATCTTTAGAAATCAGATACGCGCTCATAATCAGAGCACGGGGTTTTCTCCAGGTGTAAAGCACAAGACAAACTAGTCCAACATCATTTTAATTAGCTCCTTTCCTACCCTTTGGCAGCTATCACAACGGAAACCAAAAAAGCAACGCCActatcaccatttttttttttttttttaaatagcttggCTTAGCAGATTTTGCTTCTGTGCAAGCAAAGTATATTCTTTGACTTGTCATTAGCCCTGCACCCAGAGCACACAATACTTTGCTTGGTAAACACCAGAACCTGAGGAACCTTGTCACAAAGTCCCTCACCCACCTCTGGTCTTCCTAAAAGCACAGGTTTCTGAACTTTAATTGTAAAGATAAAGCAGATGGTGGATGCTGAGTTTAGAACATGGTGTTGGTGACTATAGACTTTGAGGGCTGAGTCTGTACACATGTATGTGGGAGTAAGTTCTGCATTATCTCTACATAACGGTGCTTTTTGCTGAATGGTGACCTAGGTGGCTTCATACTGCTCTCAGAAAATGCAGGGTTAGGTCTGGAAGCAAAGCAGCAAGGCACAGCttatccttcccctcccctccccaatcTCAGATTCGATTAAAAGACATGAACACGAGTGATGGAGAAACAGTTATTAATTGTTTAATGCTTGATAGAGGGATGGAAATAAATCCCCCAACCAAAAATTATGCACTCACTTGGGGAAAATGCATGATGAGGACCCAACAGTTTTGTTTTAGTAATGAAAATGAGATGCATCCACCTCCCCACTTTCTTGGCCCTGGCCTGTGTGGTACAGTTCTGCAGACAGCTCCTACCACAGGTCAGCGGAGAGAGGTAATATGAAAAATGGATGTGCTCTAGAGACTACTCATTAATGTTTGCTGACTAtagtagcatttatttttatttccatcttcCTGTGCTTTGGGATAACTTTTCCAATCCATATGCTCCTTTAAAAGGCAAGCGATTCCCAGGCTAAAGTCTTCAACACCAACCAACCGGGGTCGATCCATTTTCTGCCCTGGATCCTTGGCCACACCTGCAATTAGAGACCAATCCAAGATATCGCAAAACCCCTAGAGCCAGGAAAGGCTCTAGGGTGGGGAGTGGTGGGCTCTAGGGTGGGGGCTCCCGGTGGGGAGTGTGGCGCTCCCGTGGCAGCACTAAGCGAATGgtctctcagatggtaaaggtgGTCAGACCCGAGACACCACATCACAGGGAAGTGATGTCTGAAGTGTCACAGAAAGGTGAAGGAGGTCCCACTGCAGCATGCCCACTGAATGCAGCAAGTTAAAGGGAAAGCGCCACCGACAGAGCGTGTtagaacaggaaggaaggaagggaccaGAGTTACCAAAGCCAAAAGAGGGGGAACTCAACAAGGACTCAATACAAGGGACGATTTCAAATACAGGGGCAGAAGGCTCGCTACTGAAGCCTTGGAAGGGCCTGTGTTCTAATCAAATGTCAGCTAACCTCAAATCACGTGTCCTATGGGGGATACTGCATCTGGTAAAGCTCTAAACTTTgagagaataattaaaaaaacaaaaaacccactaaAGACAGAGCTTCTAAACTTCTAGGACTAGCCAGTTGGAGTCAAGACACAGGCCAAGTCTACTCTACAGTACCGCCAACAACCAAGGGATAAGGGAAGGGCAGGTGGTTGGGGAGCAGAAGAAACGGATATTCCCCAGCCCCTACGGGGTAGAGTATCTTCTCAGATGGTAGCTGTAAATCTTGATGCAATGATCCCAACAGTCCAGGACCAGCAGCTGCCCCTTTGGAGTGAGGGCGATGCCCACCGGACACGTGAGCCCCTCTCGAATAAGGACGCTGTAGCCCCCACCCTTGGGGAAGTGGAGGATTTCCTTGCGACTGCTGTCGGCCACGATGAGATCACCACGGGCGTCCACACACATGCCGGTGATGCAGCGGAAATCCTCGTTCTCCGAGAAGAAGTGGCTGATCTGGCGGCCCAGCTGCCCGTCGGGGCCCACGGAGCCGATGGAGAAGCCGCCCTCCAGGTGGTGCTCGTTCTGCCAGTTCTCCAGGTTGAGCCCCAGGCCCTGGGTGAAGTAGACGGTGCCCTCGGCGTCACAGGCGACAAACTTGGGCCGCACGGCGCTGCAGAGGCAGCTGTACTTGACCACCCCCGCGCCTCGGTCAACCGTGAAGCACCAGAGCTTTCCGCCTTCCACGTCGGTCACCACAAACTGGCCGGACGGGAGGGCTGTGATGCCCCAGGGTTTGCTCAGCTGGCTCCGGTGACAGGCCACGCAGTGGCCGTCCAGGGTGTACACCTTGAGCGAGTTGTCGTAGCTGTCAGTCACGCCGATCAGCCCGTGGCAGTTCATGGCCACCGACAGAGGAGTGAGGTTGGGCGGGTCGGCCCCAAAGAAGCTCAGCACGAAGCTATCCATGGCGCTGGAGCTGCGGCGGATCTCCTTCAGAAAGCCTTTGCGGGTAAAGACTTGTATGCGGTAGTTGCCGCGGTCAGCAACCAGCACCTCGCCTTGACCGGTCACGTAGAGACTGACCGGGAGGTTGAACATGCCCGGGGCGCTGCCTTTGGCCCCCATCTTCTTGAGAAAGAGGCACTGCTGGATGTTGCCGGCCGGGTCGGAACCCCGCTGCTTGGCAGGTGAGGCCCTCGGGCTGGCCCCCCCGTCCTCGGGGCTCACGTCCACCTCTCTAAACGTAACCGAGGAAGGGGCGGCAGAGGCTGCTGCCTCCATGGCCCACGAGTCTTCCATGTTGACCGTCCGGGGCTTCTTGACCGCCTGCCCGATCTGGAGAGGGCCGACGTGGCCGACCTTGAGGAGCTCCACGTCCTGCAGGGTGAGCTCCCGGGGCAGGCTGGCGGTGAGCTCGGGCTCCTCCTCGTCGGCTGCCTCTTCCAGGAGCGCCACGTCGGCCTGCTTGATCTTGGCCAGGAAGTAGTCGCAGCGGGACACGGCCTGCACCTCGGCGATGTTGAGCAGGTAGCTCTGCTCCTCCACCACCTGACTGTTGGACTTCTCCACCTCGGCCAGCGAGCCCGTGAAGAACTTCCGGGAGCGAGCCAGCTCCTCCTGGACCCTGCGCTCCTCGTGCCCATACTCCTGGAGGACCGCCTTATACCGGGCCTGAAGGTCCTTGGAGACGCCTTCCAAGGCCACCTTCCGCCGCTGCAGCTCTCCCGTGAGCTCGCGCAGACGCGCCAACTTCCGGCCGAAGTCCCGTCGCCGCTCCTCGGCCGCCTCTTTGACCGGGAGCGCGCAGTGCCCCGGCGGCGGGTGCTCGGCCTCCCGGCAAGGCTCACACACCACCACGCCGCAGCTCCGGCAGAACTGCCGCGGCAGCCGCCGTCCGCAGGAGCGGCACATGAGCAGCCCCACCGCCTCGCTGAGCCCCGCCTTGTCGATGATCTTCAGCACCGTCAGGTTGTCGGTCAGCTGGGCCAGGCTGGTGATGAGGGTGATCTTGCTGCAAAACGGGCAGCGGACGCCGTTGATGCTGCTGGCCAGGAGCTTCTCCAGACACTGGCAGCAGATGGTGTGGCCGCAGTGCAGGAGTTTGGGCCGCAGCTGCTCCTCCGTGAAGGACTCCATGCAGATGGGGCATTCCAGCACTTCCCGCAGCGCGTCCAGGTTCAGGTGGGAGGCTGCGGCCGCAGCCATGACTCTTCTTTCCAAGGGGCCTGCTAGCACCACCCGGGACTGCACGGCTGAGCGTTCATGCTCTGGAGGGACAAACCCTgctaaagagaaagagaagccaTTATTCCACTGCCTCTGTGAGTTCATTCACTCAAGAAACATAAGTGGATCGTGATCATCCCTCATTCAGTCACTGACTGGCGTGGAAGGGGAGACTGGGGAATGATTATAAGGAGTCTTCAGAGCCAAAATGAGACCGTGGAACTTCATTCTGATGAACATAGAGAAACTGCATGTTTTGGAGCAGGGAACTGATATGATCACAGCTTTGAATGGAGTtggggaaaagggagagaaactAGTTTGGAAGATACTGCATGCAAAATTGCCTGGCGAAGGTTCTGGGCAGCCTGAACTAGGGAGCAGGTTGTGGAAATGGAAAGAAGATGCCTTTGAGCAATATGCATAAATACGATCACTAAGATTTCTTAGCCAAGTGGACTGGGGTGGGAAGAGGTGGAGCTAAGACGGCCAGAGACTCAAGCCTGGATGATCTGAGAAAGGTAGTGCCTTATCAGGCAGTTTATTTTTGGTCTGAAACACGCCCACCCCTCCCTACCCCCCAAGCAGCACATGCCATGCATTCTCCCACCCTCCTCCATTCACATGTGCTCATGAAGTAGAACCACAGACATCCCAGTGCTCGGCAGCCTTCTGTCAGTGTCAGTTTACACCCCAAAAGTAGGATGACTAATTCCAGCAAGGTGAAGCGCAAGGATAAATCCAGCCCTTCTTGAATGCAAGTCCTACAGCTGCACCTGTGCAGTCTCGTGATCTGCAGATGGCCAGccactgaggaggaggaggaagagactaGCTTGGTTTTGAAGGCAATGCAGCGAGCTGAGGAAAGCTTTGCAAGTGGCATCAATGCTTTTTCCACCCATAGGGGAGTCTGTGTGGAGATACGTATTACAAATTGTCCCCCGTATTTAGCTTGGCATCACAGTCTGACAGATATTTAGGAGTGGCCGTGAACCATTTGTCTAAGGTCTACCCAACCTCCCTGAAATCCCATTTTCCTTCTACTGGAAGAGAAAGAGTATACATCTAGTACCTACTATATGCTAGACATCAGGCTAGACGctccattatgtgtgtgtgcacccaggcgctcagtcatgtctgactctgcgaccccacgggctatagctcgccaggttcctctgtccacggaactttcccggcacgaatactggagctggttgctcATTTCCTCctttaagggatcttcccaacccagggatcgaaactgcgtctcctgcattggcaggcaggttctttaccactgtgccacctggaaggcccAGATGCTCCATATAcctaatctcatttaatcttcataatgaCCCTGGGATGCAGGTGCTATTTTTATTaccatattttacagatgaggaagctaaggCTCAGAAAAACTGGCTCAGGGTCACATGGTGCAAACATGT
Proteins encoded in this window:
- the TRIM32 gene encoding E3 ubiquitin-protein ligase TRIM32 isoform X1, which codes for MAAAAASHLNLDALREVLECPICMESFTEEQLRPKLLHCGHTICCQCLEKLLASSINGVRCPFCSKITLITSLAQLTDNLTVLKIIDKAGLSEAVGLLMCRSCGRRLPRQFCRSCGVVVCEPCREAEHPPPGHCALPVKEAAEERRRDFGRKLARLRELTGELQRRKVALEGVSKDLQARYKAVLQEYGHEERRVQEELARSRKFFTGSLAEVEKSNSQVVEEQSYLLNIAEVQAVSRCDYFLAKIKQADVALLEEAADEEEPELTASLPRELTLQDVELLKVGHVGPLQIGQAVKKPRTVNMEDSWAMEAAASAAPSSVTFREVDVSPEDGGASPRASPAKQRGSDPAGNIQQCLFLKKMGAKGSAPGMFNLPVSLYVTGQGEVLVADRGNYRIQVFTRKGFLKEIRRSSSAMDSFVLSFFGADPPNLTPLSVAMNCHGLIGVTDSYDNSLKVYTLDGHCVACHRSQLSKPWGITALPSGQFVVTDVEGGKLWCFTVDRGAGVVKYSCLCSAVRPKFVACDAEGTVYFTQGLGLNLENWQNEHHLEGGFSIGSVGPDGQLGRQISHFFSENEDFRCITGMCVDARGDLIVADSSRKEILHFPKGGGYSVLIREGLTCPVGIALTPKGQLLVLDCWDHCIKIYSYHLRRYSTPCGQGSRAENGSTPVGWC
- the TRIM32 gene encoding E3 ubiquitin-protein ligase TRIM32 isoform X2, with product MAAAAASHLNLDALREVLECPICMESFTEEQLRPKLLHCGHTICCQCLEKLLASSINGVRCPFCSKITLITSLAQLTDNLTVLKIIDKAGLSEAVGLLMCRSCGRRLPRQFCRSCGVVVCEPCREAEHPPPGHCALPVKEAAEERRRDFGRKLARLRELTGELQRRKVALEGVSKDLQARYKAVLQEYGHEERRVQEELARSRKFFTGSLAEVEKSNSQVVEEQSYLLNIAEVQAVSRCDYFLAKIKQADVALLEEAADEEEPELTASLPRELTLQDVELLKVGHVGPLQIGQAVKKPRTVNMEDSWAMEAAASAAPSSVTFREVDVSPEDGGASPRASPAKQRGSDPAGNIQQCLFLKKMGAKGSAPGMFNLPVSLYVTGQGEVLVADRGNYRIQVFTRKGFLKEIRRSSSAMDSFVLSFFGADPPNLTPLSVAMNCHGLIGVTDSYDNSLKVYTLDGHCVACHRSQLSKPWGITALPSGQFVVTDVEGGKLWCFTVDRGAGVVKYSCLCSAVRPKFVACDAEGTVYFTQGLGLNLENWQNEHHLEGGFSIGSVGPDGQLGRQISHFFSENEDFRCITGMCVDARGDLIVADSSRKEILHFPKGGGYSVLIREGLTCPVGIALTPKGQLLVLDCWDHCIKIYSYHLRRYSTP